Proteins from a genomic interval of Thermoplasmata archaeon:
- a CDS encoding tripartite tricarboxylate transporter permease → MEPVALLVSVLLASVIGALAGAAAGLVPGLHINNLAYLIAGSSAALSGALVALVAWLGAAGPEGPLLVASVMVSAVIAHTFTSLLPSVFLGAPDPARTLSVLPAHRMLLEGRGLEAVRCSLTGCAGGLAASLLALPIFRLLMGDPVEAYERLRPCLALILILIAVVLIVSEPPSPAARQARELALKNASSSRYGPAEPAHRCALVLERVASASLALSGGGEWLEKVGVVDVRPWAVPAHIGGMVRLAGVVSEVKRINGGVSFVVEEGGAVEVLVPEGRESLADGLRVGEIVIVEGRVARALEGGWGIGRRLLAAAFFLASGFLGLVVLGGGRVGSRNWYLLGAPPIPEGVMLFPLLCGLFGMPALLLGALDAPATPPQRTLETPLPLRRRLLAILTGTLAGGLIGWYPGMTSAHGSVIARLMTGGEGCERGEMGDGSGPSIDGRHAGNENNGSNNGGKGYGFVGVGEGGARKGKEAGRGRSREGSLHRGDDAREFLISLSAVSVANAFFNIVALFVILRARSGALHLTRMVLEGSLEPWWPAASMPRAFALLIFSAAVGAALALPLTLIVGRALARVYERVPYRKLQLCVAALLVSLMLVFSGVAGLAVAAVALCLGLIPPLAGVRRVHLMGAILLPVILFFLGADAGVMSFLGL, encoded by the coding sequence GTGGAGCCCGTTGCCCTCCTGGTTTCTGTCCTGCTCGCCTCGGTTATAGGAGCTCTTGCGGGGGCCGCCGCCGGCCTTGTCCCGGGGCTCCATATCAACAACCTCGCCTATTTGATCGCAGGGTCCTCGGCTGCTTTGAGTGGGGCACTGGTAGCGCTCGTGGCGTGGCTCGGCGCCGCCGGTCCAGAGGGGCCCCTGCTCGTGGCATCGGTCATGGTCTCCGCCGTCATCGCCCACACATTCACCAGCCTCCTGCCCTCGGTTTTCCTCGGTGCGCCGGACCCTGCAAGGACCCTCTCGGTCCTCCCGGCCCACAGGATGCTGCTCGAGGGCAGGGGGCTCGAGGCCGTCAGGTGCTCGCTCACGGGCTGCGCCGGAGGTCTTGCGGCGAGCCTCTTAGCCCTCCCCATCTTCAGGCTTCTCATGGGGGACCCAGTGGAGGCCTATGAGAGGCTCAGGCCCTGCCTGGCCCTCATTTTGATTCTAATAGCGGTCGTTCTTATCGTCAGCGAGCCTCCGTCCCCCGCGGCTCGTCAGGCCAGGGAACTGGCGCTCAAAAACGCCTCCTCGAGTCGCTACGGCCCGGCGGAACCGGCGCACCGGTGCGCGCTGGTTCTCGAGCGTGTGGCCAGCGCCTCCCTTGCTCTCTCGGGAGGCGGGGAATGGCTCGAGAAGGTGGGCGTAGTTGATGTGAGGCCTTGGGCTGTCCCCGCGCACATCGGCGGAATGGTCAGGCTCGCCGGGGTTGTGTCGGAGGTGAAGCGTATTAATGGAGGGGTCTCTTTCGTCGTCGAGGAAGGGGGAGCAGTCGAGGTGCTCGTTCCGGAGGGCAGGGAGTCGTTAGCTGATGGGCTCCGGGTCGGGGAGATCGTTATCGTCGAGGGCAGGGTGGCGCGGGCGCTTGAAGGCGGCTGGGGAATCGGCCGGAGGCTGCTTGCGGCCGCGTTCTTTCTCGCCTCCGGATTTCTCGGGCTTGTCGTGCTTGGCGGAGGGAGGGTGGGCTCGCGCAACTGGTACCTGCTCGGCGCTCCCCCGATTCCTGAGGGCGTCATGCTCTTCCCGCTCCTCTGCGGTCTCTTCGGCATGCCCGCCCTCCTCCTAGGTGCCCTGGACGCTCCCGCCACACCGCCACAGAGAACGCTGGAGACGCCTCTTCCCCTCCGGAGAAGGCTTCTGGCGATTCTCACCGGCACACTCGCGGGGGGACTCATCGGCTGGTATCCCGGCATGACCTCGGCCCACGGCTCGGTGATAGCGAGGCTAATGACAGGCGGTGAGGGATGTGAGAGGGGAGAAATGGGCGACGGCAGCGGCCCGAGCATTGACGGAAGACATGCAGGTAATGAGAACAACGGCTCGAACAATGGTGGAAAGGGGTATGGGTTTGTAGGTGTCGGGGAAGGGGGTGCCAGAAAGGGAAAGGAGGCCGGGAGGGGTCGGTCGCGAGAGGGCTCTCTCCACAGAGGCGATGACGCGAGGGAGTTCCTGATATCACTGTCCGCGGTGAGCGTGGCGAACGCGTTTTTCAATATCGTCGCGCTTTTCGTGATTCTGAGGGCGCGCAGCGGAGCACTTCATCTGACGCGGATGGTTCTCGAGGGTTCTCTGGAGCCCTGGTGGCCCGCAGCCTCGATGCCCCGCGCCTTCGCGCTCCTTATATTCTCCGCCGCCGTCGGGGCAGCGCTTGCGCTCCCTCTGACGCTGATTGTTGGAAGAGCGCTTGCGCGCGTATACGAGAGGGTCCCGTATAGGAAGCTCCAGCTCTGCGTGGCGGCCCTGCTCGTGTCGCTCATGCTCGTGTTCTCGGGGGTGGCCGGTCTCGCAGTTGCCGCGGTTGCGCTCTGTCTAGGCCTGATTCCGCCCCTCGCGGGCGTCAGGAGGGTCCATCTGATGGGCGCGATTCTCCTGCCGGTGATTCTCTTCTTCCTCGGCGCCGACGCGGGGGTGATGTCATTCCTGGGGCTGTAG
- a CDS encoding PKD domain-containing protein, with translation MKRKALATLLAVLVVAAVAVPAAYLLLRRGEGPAPTPHGTIPTNNPPIARISASATRILHNFDVSLDGTGSTDPDGDPLGFVWDFGDGTPPVEAPSVVHNYFEDGSFQVVLTVSDGKLSDTDTLTITVYNGPPVIESFFPASELVAIDEGRNLTFGVNASDPNLDELAYSWFVGSKPVGNGSRYTFVSDYKSQGVYEIRASVSDGKASASASWRLTVRNVNRPPKIETVDPLMDVTMAEGETVALRASASDADGDILSWVWVVDEGVRSNGTGPQAELIYRPDYRSSGVHRARVTFSDGSESASHSWNITVRNTNLPPEIVSYNPERDFSLPENSAQLFTVTALDPDGDPLSYSWSLNGAPVGSPQESHYTFITNYTSSGRYSLKVVVSDGRLNASTAWNITVTNVNRPPTARVSASPDEGPSGAPFLFDASASSDPDGEELRFEWDLGDGSGAEGARVSHSYIEPGRFRVSVTVRDPWGACSTASVNVTVLPGLSRVWALGAFTEHIVHMLIEDLDADGHRELVVALGAGVDESGVAHGRVVIYDLATRQEEWRSEDIGEPSALMAVSLDDDPALELIVGLELRVTADPYGMVEEGAIQIFDGATHSLEQQAAMPGAVTSVLVADLDLDLRKEILAGYIQTTSIDLAGGGMRLRGGLAAYDRSLNQIWNSTGWGLTLLAAAENIDGDAAVEIALATVSGFTIAGVVCNVSGFEWVTGEPVIKGELRGVLPSAFALADLNGDGVMEVLVGESERDDTTGSYRGCVYALDPGMTVNWRSANIGGVTALLAADIDGRAGPELCAGVVESENDEGDFRGRVVVFGSDWIELWRTGDVGQVSWLAAGDVNGDGVAELVAACVGSWSESGGANTTLRVFSGVGKKEIANATGLHEITAGFLLVDCDGDAPLEILLAEWLETEAAAYVRLYEM, from the coding sequence ATGAAGAGAAAGGCTCTCGCGACGCTACTCGCTGTCCTCGTCGTCGCGGCGGTTGCCGTCCCGGCGGCCTACCTGCTTCTGAGGAGGGGGGAGGGCCCCGCCCCCACGCCCCACGGAACCATCCCGACCAACAACCCGCCCATCGCCCGCATCAGCGCGAGCGCCACGAGAATTCTCCACAACTTCGACGTCTCCCTGGACGGCACCGGGTCCACGGACCCGGACGGAGACCCGCTGGGCTTCGTCTGGGATTTCGGGGACGGGACGCCGCCCGTCGAAGCCCCGTCGGTCGTCCACAACTACTTCGAGGACGGCTCCTTCCAGGTGGTGCTGACGGTGTCCGACGGGAAGCTGAGCGACACCGACACCCTGACCATCACCGTCTACAACGGACCGCCCGTAATCGAGTCCTTCTTTCCCGCGAGCGAGCTCGTGGCGATTGACGAGGGCCGTAACCTGACCTTCGGCGTCAACGCCTCCGACCCGAACCTCGACGAGCTCGCCTATTCATGGTTTGTCGGCTCGAAACCGGTCGGGAACGGGAGTAGGTACACCTTCGTCTCCGATTATAAGAGCCAGGGTGTCTACGAAATCCGGGCCTCCGTCAGCGACGGAAAGGCCTCGGCCTCCGCCTCATGGAGGCTGACGGTCAGGAACGTGAACCGCCCGCCGAAGATAGAGACGGTGGACCCCCTCATGGACGTCACGATGGCCGAGGGAGAGACGGTGGCGCTGAGGGCCTCGGCCTCCGACGCGGATGGCGACATCCTGAGCTGGGTCTGGGTGGTGGACGAGGGCGTTAGGAGCAACGGCACGGGGCCTCAGGCGGAGCTCATCTACCGGCCCGACTACCGCTCCAGCGGCGTCCACAGGGCCCGCGTGACCTTCTCGGACGGGAGCGAGAGCGCCTCCCACTCGTGGAACATCACCGTCAGGAACACGAACCTGCCCCCGGAGATAGTGAGCTACAACCCGGAGAGGGACTTCAGCCTCCCCGAGAACTCCGCACAGCTCTTCACCGTCACCGCCCTCGACCCTGACGGCGACCCATTGAGTTACAGCTGGAGCCTCAACGGCGCCCCCGTGGGCTCCCCTCAGGAGAGCCACTACACTTTCATAACCAACTACACCTCGAGCGGGAGATACTCTCTGAAGGTCGTGGTCTCCGACGGGAGACTCAACGCCTCCACTGCCTGGAACATCACCGTGACGAACGTGAACCGGCCTCCGACGGCGCGGGTCTCGGCGAGCCCGGATGAGGGCCCCTCGGGCGCCCCGTTCCTCTTCGACGCCAGCGCCTCCAGCGACCCGGACGGGGAGGAGCTGAGGTTCGAGTGGGACCTGGGCGACGGCAGCGGGGCGGAAGGGGCGAGGGTGAGCCACTCTTACATCGAGCCTGGGAGGTTCAGGGTCAGTGTCACCGTCCGGGACCCCTGGGGCGCCTGTTCCACCGCATCCGTGAATGTGACCGTGCTCCCGGGGCTCTCCCGGGTCTGGGCGCTGGGGGCCTTCACGGAGCACATTGTCCACATGCTCATAGAGGACTTGGACGCTGACGGCCACAGGGAACTCGTGGTTGCGCTCGGGGCCGGCGTGGACGAGAGCGGCGTCGCCCACGGCCGCGTGGTCATCTACGACCTCGCGACCCGTCAGGAGGAGTGGAGGAGCGAGGACATCGGGGAGCCTTCGGCGCTAATGGCGGTAAGCCTTGACGACGACCCAGCCTTGGAACTCATTGTCGGACTGGAACTCCGCGTCACTGCTGACCCGTATGGGATGGTCGAGGAGGGCGCGATCCAAATTTTCGACGGCGCAACCCACTCCTTGGAGCAACAGGCGGCGATGCCGGGGGCCGTAACGAGCGTCCTGGTCGCCGACCTGGACCTAGACCTCCGGAAGGAGATTCTGGCCGGATACATTCAAACCACATCCATTGACCTCGCGGGTGGGGGGATGAGACTCAGGGGAGGGCTGGCGGCCTACGACCGGAGTCTCAATCAGATATGGAATAGTACCGGCTGGGGCCTGACGCTCCTGGCCGCCGCGGAGAATATTGACGGGGACGCCGCCGTTGAAATCGCCCTCGCCACGGTGAGCGGCTTCACTATTGCGGGCGTTGTGTGCAACGTCTCCGGCTTCGAATGGGTGACTGGCGAGCCGGTGATCAAGGGCGAGCTGAGGGGGGTCCTGCCCAGCGCATTTGCACTGGCCGACCTCAACGGCGACGGTGTGATGGAGGTGCTGGTGGGTGAATCGGAGCGCGACGACACCACGGGTTCCTACAGGGGCTGCGTCTACGCCCTAGACCCAGGGATGACGGTCAATTGGAGGTCCGCCAACATCGGCGGCGTGACAGCCCTTCTTGCCGCGGACATTGACGGCCGGGCCGGGCCCGAGCTCTGCGCGGGCGTGGTCGAGAGCGAGAACGACGAGGGTGATTTCAGGGGCAGGGTCGTCGTTTTCGGGAGCGACTGGATAGAGCTCTGGAGGACCGGCGACGTCGGCCAGGTCTCTTGGCTCGCCGCGGGCGACGTGAACGGAGACGGGGTGGCGGAGCTGGTGGCGGCCTGCGTGGGGAGCTGGAGCGAGAGCGGTGGCGCCAACACAACGCTCAGGGTTTTCTCGGGAGTGGGGAAGAAAGAAATCGCCAATGCCACCGGACTCCACGAAATCACCGCCGGATTTCTTCTCGTTGATTGCGACGGTGACGCACCCCTGGAGATTTTGCTGGCGGAGTGGCTGGAAACGGAGGCGGCGGCATACGTCCGGCTCTATGAAATGTGA
- a CDS encoding C-GCAxxG-C-C family protein, whose protein sequence is MSYRVDREELVGLAGKNFEELLNCAESVTKAVAEHFSVGEGCFPRAATPFGGGMARTGGPCGAVSGALMGLGLLFGRDAGGDHRHIDRVYAMVQDFTSEFTKRFGSTLCSGLLGCDISTARGRIEAKKRRLFTTVCPDFVRGAVEILADIVEREAEGRYDLK, encoded by the coding sequence ATGTCGTACAGGGTTGACAGGGAGGAACTCGTCGGCCTGGCCGGGAAGAACTTCGAGGAGCTTCTTAACTGCGCAGAGTCCGTCACGAAGGCTGTGGCGGAGCATTTCAGCGTGGGGGAGGGGTGCTTCCCGAGAGCCGCCACGCCCTTCGGCGGCGGGATGGCCCGAACGGGGGGGCCGTGCGGCGCGGTCAGCGGGGCGCTGATGGGCCTCGGCCTGCTCTTCGGGAGGGACGCGGGTGGCGACCACCGCCACATTGACAGGGTCTACGCAATGGTGCAAGACTTCACGTCCGAGTTCACAAAGCGCTTCGGCTCGACGCTCTGTAGCGGGCTGCTGGGCTGCGACATCAGCACCGCGAGGGGCAGGATAGAGGCGAAGAAGAGGCGGCTCTTCACGACCGTCTGTCCGGACTTCGTGAGGGGCGCGGTGGAGATTCTGGCGGACATCGTGGAGAGGGAGGCAGAGGGGAGATATGACTTGAAATGA